The genomic region GGGCCAGTGACTATGCTATTGAGACCAGCAAAAGGGCTAATCTGCAGATGAACTCAATCCTCGGAGACCCTGATCGCTTGAAGGCTCTGGCAGCAGATTTTGTTACCCATTATGAGGGACGAGTAAAAGAGGGTGCCACGGTTGCCGGGAAGGCAATGTTTGTAAGCAGTAACCGTCCGATTGCGTATGCTTTCTATAAGGAAGTGATAGCTTTACGTCCCGGATGGTCAGAACTGAAGGTATGCGCCGATGGCGAGGAACTCACGGAGCAGGAAAAGAAACAGATCATGCCCATGGAGCATATCAAAATGGTGATGACCCGTGACCAGGATGATGAACCTGCTCTATATAATCTACTGGGGACAAAAGACTACCGCAAAGAACTGGACAGGCAATTTAAAACTTTAAAATCCAATTTTAAAATAGCCATTGTGGTGGATATGTGGCTCACAGGTTTTGATGTGCCCTTTCTCGATAGCATGTATATTGATAAGCCGGTTAAACGGCACAACCTGATTCAGACCATCTCCAGGGTAAACCGGAAGTATCAGCAGAAAGAAAAAGGGTTGATCGTCGATTATATTGGTATCAAGAAGCAGATGAACCTGGCCCTGGCGCATTACTCCAAAGCCGACACTGCAAACTTCGAGGAAATCAGGCAATCCATTGTGGTGGTAAGGGATCATCTGGACCTTATGCGTGTGATCTTCCACAGGTTTGATACCCGCCCCTATTTTTCCGGGCAGCCCATGCAGCAACTGCACTGCCTCAACATGGCTGCGGAATATGTCCAGATTACCGATGCGATTGAGAAGCGCTTTATGTTTTTGGCAAAACGAATGAAAGCTGCCTATGATATCTGCGTCGGGTGTGATGAATTTGCTCAAAACGAACGGGACCATGTCCATTTTTATATGGCTGTCCGTTCTATTGTATTTAAACTTACCAAAGGCGATGCGCCAGACCTTGCTCAAATGAACTCCAGGGTACAACAAATGATTGCCGAGGCATTACAGAGCGATGGTGTGGAAGAAATCTTCAAGATGGGGCAGGGGGATACTGCTGAGTTAGATATTTTCAATCCGGACTACCTGGCGAAGATCGAAAAGATCAAGCTGCCTAATACTAAAATAAAGCTGCTCCAGCAGTTACTGGCTAAAGTGATTGGAGAGTTCAAGAAGGTCAACAAGCTAAAGGGGGTTGACTTCTCCAAACAGTTCAAGGCCCTGGTTGAAAAATATAATGACCGGAGCGAGCAGGATATACTTAGAAGCGAAGTGCTGGAAGACTTCACCGACGAGATTATAGACCTGTATCATGCCATTAAAAAAGAGAAAGAATCTTTCTCTGAAATGGGCATTGATTTTGAAGAAAAAGCATTCTATGACATTCTTAAAGCCCTAACCATTAAATACGATTTTGAATACCCTGAGGATAAACTCCTTGATCTTGCAAAAAAGGTTAAAGTCGTAGTCGACGACAAGGCCAGGTACACCGACTGGAGCAAACGCACTGATATCAAGGCTGAGTTGAAGGCTGATCTGATAATCCTTTTGGCAGATAATGACTATCCTCCGGTGGACCGGGATGAGGTGTATAAAGAGATTTTTGAACAGGCAGAGAACTTTAAGAAGTATCAGGGTAATGGTTTAGCTGTGTGATTGTTAAATGGGGTTCGCACCTCAAAACATCAATTGAACTGGATAAAAGATAACAGGTTAAAAGGTCTTTAAGAAACAGAAATATAGAGCCTTGATTTTGAGTTTTACCTTATATTTGTAGACGATGGTAGTCACATGATAGACCATACGGGTTAGTGCAATAAGCAGATTACGCAGGCAATGCCTGCGCAATCATTCGTGAAACTTTTGATCTTCAGGAGCCAAATATATGAACTTTAATCCGGAAAAACCATATAATAATTTACCCCTGTTGCCGCCAAAGGCGGAAATTGAGACCAGAGCTGTGCTTAAGAAGCTTGTAACTGCAAGCCAGTTTCTTGCGGAACTAAAGGGGTATGTTGAACTGTTGCCAAACAAGTCCATCATATTAAACTCCATAACCCTTCAGGAGGCAAAAGACAGTTCAGAAATAGAAAACATTGTGACGACAAATGACAAACTCTTTAAAGCAATTGCCGCAAGTAAAACAGTCACTGATCCTTCAGTAAAAGAGGTTTTGAAATATCGTGATGCCCTGTATAAGGGTTTTGCTCTGGTCAGGAAGAATAATCTTTTAACCACAAATACAATTATTGAGGTCCAGCAGGAACTGGAACAAAACAAGGCAGGGATAAGAAAACTGCCCGGAACAAAACTGGCTAATGACAGGACAGGTGAAGTAATGTATACCCCTCCTGAAAATGAAAAAATAATACGCGACCTGCTTACCAACCTTGAGACATATATCAATACAGACGACGATGGGGTTCATCCATTGATAAAGCTTGCTATTATTCATTATCAGTTTGAATCCATTCATCCCTTCTATGATGGAAATGGACGAACAGGCAGGATTATAAATGTACTTTATCTTATCATGAAAGACATGCTCGCTGAGCCGTTTTTATATTTGAGCCGCTACATAATCCAGAATAAAGCAGCCTATTATAATTTACTGAGAGCAGTAACGACAGATAATGCCTGGGAGGATTGGATTTGTTTTATGCTTAATGCAATAGAGAAAACATCGGTCTACACCCTGACACTATGTAAAGATATAATGGCTCTTATGGAAAAGGTCCGCACAACCATGAGAAATGAACGGCCGAAGATTTATTCTCATGAGCTTTTAGAAATTCTTTTTACCAATGTGTATACAAGAACAGATCATCTGATCCAAAAGAACATTGCCTCCCGTAATATTGCTGGAAATTACCTTAAAGAGCTTGAATCATTAGGTATTTTACAGAGTGAAAAAGTCGGAAGAGATGTTTTTTATATAAATACCGGGTTGTTTGAATTATTTAAAAAATCCTGATATGCACTGATTTCAAGAAAATAAGTGCATATTGAAAGAACATTCACTGGAGCAGTGCATATTTATAAAACAAAACATGTCCATAAAAAGAGGAAATATGGACACGTTTGGGAAACAGGGGTCGCACCTCAACATATCAATTGAGCTGGATAAAAGATAACAGGTTAAAAAACTTTCAGAAACAGAATCACAGAACCCTTGATTTTGAGTTTAACCTTATATTTACTAATATCAGCATTATAAAATTGCCCTCATACCAAATTTCAGGTATTGACTACCTGCCACAGAGGCATCATAAATACATTTTCAAGGCATTTTACAATATGAACAGTATAGTAAACAGATGGAAATCCGAGGGCGGGTACAGGAATGTGCTTGTGCTTGCGGTTCCTTTGATCATAAGCACAGGGACAGTATCTGTGCTCCATTTTATCGACAGGATGTTCCTTACATGGTACTCGGCTGATGCAATTGCAGCATCAATGCCTGCAAGCATGGTGTCACAGGCCATCATGAGCTTTTTTTTAGGGGTGGCCGGGTATACAGGGGTTTTTGTTGCGCAGTACTATGGGGCTGCAAGATATAAACGTGTAGGGCCTGTTGTCTGGCAGGGCCTTTATATCTCACTGGCAGGCGGTATAATTCTTTTAGCTTTCATACCCTTTGCGGAGGCGATATTTAACTTTTTCGGCCATGAAGAATCCATTCAAAGGGAGGAGGTTATCTATTTCAAAGTACTCTGTTTCAGCGGATTTCCTGCAGTGGCCTCTGCTGCAATATCAGGCTACTTTTCAGGCCGAGGAAGACCATGGCCTGTTATGTGGGTAAACTGCATTGCAACTGTAATAAACCTGATTCTGGACTACGCCCTTATCTTTGGCAAATGGGGCTTCCCTGAATGGGGCATAAAGGGGGCCGGAATTGCTACTGTTGCAGCAAGCTTCAGCTCTCTCATAATCTTTCTTTTTCTTATGCAGACAGGTTCTCAAAACAGGCTTTATCATACCATGAAAGGTTTCAGGCCTGATAAAGAGCTGTTAGGAAGAATACTCAAGTTCGGCATACCGGCAGGGACCCAGTTTTTTCTGGATATGGCCAGCTTTACTGTATTTCTCCTTATCCTTGGCAGGCTGGGTACAGTGAGTCTTGTGGCAAGCAATATTGCATTCAATATCAATTCCCTTGCATTTATGCCCATGATCGGGTGCGGTAATGCGGTTTCCATTCTTGTCGGACAGTTCCTTGGAAAAGGCAGGCCTGACCTTGCGGAAAAGAGCAGCTATTCAGGTTTTCACCTGACATTCATTTATATGTTATCCATCTCAATAGCCTATGTTGCAGTTCCCTGGCTCT from Desulfatiglans sp. harbors:
- a CDS encoding type I restriction endonuclease subunit R, which produces MKFTEAQLEAAIIELLGKEGYPHIQGETIVREPGEVLIKDDLRRFLTSQYSHEKITPGEIESIIRKLETLPASDLYESNKTIMKMISDGFLLKREDRSQKDLYIQLIDYSGLEAFRVPHADKLTTVAAEPQYAYGDNNIYKVVNQLEIIGYERRIPDGILYINGLPLVVFEFKSAIREDATIYDAFVQLTVRYKRDIPELFKYSGFCVISDGVNNKAGSLFAPYEFFYGWRKIDGNEQFEKDGIGSLHTIIGGMFNQRRLRDIIRNFIYFPDSSRKDEKILCRYPQYYAAKKLYSSIKDHRTPRGDGKGGTYFGATGCGKSYTMLFLARLLMKSLDFASPTIVLITDRTDLDDQLSAQFVSAKGYVGDDTIISVDNRAQLRELLKGRNSGGVFLTTIHKFTEDTRLLSDRTNIICISDEAHRSQVNLEQKIKITEEGVTRTFGFARYLHDSLPNATYVGFTGTPIDATLDVFGEVVDAYTMTESVADEITVRIVYEGRAAKVLLDNSKLAEIEEYYSQCADDGASDYAIETSKRANLQMNSILGDPDRLKALAADFVTHYEGRVKEGATVAGKAMFVSSNRPIAYAFYKEVIALRPGWSELKVCADGEELTEQEKKQIMPMEHIKMVMTRDQDDEPALYNLLGTKDYRKELDRQFKTLKSNFKIAIVVDMWLTGFDVPFLDSMYIDKPVKRHNLIQTISRVNRKYQQKEKGLIVDYIGIKKQMNLALAHYSKADTANFEEIRQSIVVVRDHLDLMRVIFHRFDTRPYFSGQPMQQLHCLNMAAEYVQITDAIEKRFMFLAKRMKAAYDICVGCDEFAQNERDHVHFYMAVRSIVFKLTKGDAPDLAQMNSRVQQMIAEALQSDGVEEIFKMGQGDTAELDIFNPDYLAKIEKIKLPNTKIKLLQQLLAKVIGEFKKVNKLKGVDFSKQFKALVEKYNDRSEQDILRSEVLEDFTDEIIDLYHAIKKEKESFSEMGIDFEEKAFYDILKALTIKYDFEYPEDKLLDLAKKVKVVVDDKARYTDWSKRTDIKAELKADLIILLADNDYPPVDRDEVYKEIFEQAENFKKYQGNGLAV
- a CDS encoding Fic family protein; translation: MNFNPEKPYNNLPLLPPKAEIETRAVLKKLVTASQFLAELKGYVELLPNKSIILNSITLQEAKDSSEIENIVTTNDKLFKAIAASKTVTDPSVKEVLKYRDALYKGFALVRKNNLLTTNTIIEVQQELEQNKAGIRKLPGTKLANDRTGEVMYTPPENEKIIRDLLTNLETYINTDDDGVHPLIKLAIIHYQFESIHPFYDGNGRTGRIINVLYLIMKDMLAEPFLYLSRYIIQNKAAYYNLLRAVTTDNAWEDWICFMLNAIEKTSVYTLTLCKDIMALMEKVRTTMRNERPKIYSHELLEILFTNVYTRTDHLIQKNIASRNIAGNYLKELESLGILQSEKVGRDVFYINTGLFELFKKS
- a CDS encoding MATE family efflux transporter gives rise to the protein MNSIVNRWKSEGGYRNVLVLAVPLIISTGTVSVLHFIDRMFLTWYSADAIAASMPASMVSQAIMSFFLGVAGYTGVFVAQYYGAARYKRVGPVVWQGLYISLAGGIILLAFIPFAEAIFNFFGHEESIQREEVIYFKVLCFSGFPAVASAAISGYFSGRGRPWPVMWVNCIATVINLILDYALIFGKWGFPEWGIKGAGIATVAASFSSLIIFLFLMQTGSQNRLYHTMKGFRPDKELLGRILKFGIPAGTQFFLDMASFTVFLLILGRLGTVSLVASNIAFNINSLAFMPMIGCGNAVSILVGQFLGKGRPDLAEKSSYSGFHLTFIYMLSISIAYVAVPWLFIAPFAAKADPATFGEIADLSVILLRFVAIYSIFDTLSIIFSSAVKGAGDTRFVMYMTVTIGWLVMVIPTYLSVVVLGYGIMACWIFATLCVITLGIGFLLRFLNGKWKTMLVIERPN